The DNA region AGTACTGTTTGGAGAGTGCTGACCTGGCTAACATTCGGTGGGAGGCTAGGGTGCATGATCCTTACTGGATTCCATCATCGAGGTTGATGCCAGGTGGTGGCCCCTTGGACGATTCTGTTTCTGCTGGAGAACTGAAGCTACTCAAGGCAGAAGTAGATACGATGAAGAGGTATATAGAATCTTTTTAAAAAAACTTGTAAGTGATATATGTGCTGATAAATAATCTGTCTCTTTTTATTAAAAGTGATATCCAGGAGCTGCTTTTATCTTAGGTTCTTGGAAGGGTATGCAGGTATGTAAACAGTAGATTATCATCGCTGATTCAATGTATGTTTCCTTGGAAGATAAAACCGAAAATGGAAAGGCCAGTTAATTGTTCTTTCATGTTTTGCAAAATGCAATTACTATTGGACAAGAAGAATGTGTTGTGACTCGTGTCGCGTATGTTTGTGGCAGCTTGGTTGTTATGAAATTtcatattcttttctttttctacagGACAATTTTGAGGAATTAATGAAATGGAAAACCAAAGTCAAGCAACAGGTAGTGGAAATGACAAATGTTTTGAGTGATATGCAAGGACCAAAGCAAAACACTGTCTCCAAGCCTGAAGAATCTGAGCAATGGGAGGATTGGCTAGAGAGCACCAACCTTGACAGTTTTCAGGGAAATGAACTTGTGCCATGGTTTGAGAGCAACAATCTTGTTAATTCTGAGGAAGAAGTTATAATCCAAGATCCCTATTTAGCCCTACCGCTTAGATCAAAGCATGGTGATGGTTCATCCCAGGACCTTTTTTGCAAAATCAAGGAAGAAATGGCCGAAATGGAgaggtaacaaaaaaaaaagtaaaacttaaaccataaaaaaattgttatgaCTAAGCTGAGACGAGTTGTGATTTTGCTGCTAGAAACAGAGATGTGCTCGAGCTGGTACCGGAGAAGCAAAGGGAATATCAAACTAATTTGACCCCTGATTCTTCTGCTACTGCAAATTCAAAGTCGGATCTTGACAATCTGGTTGTGTTTCAGGTGATATGATGACAACAGATTAATAGAGGACTTGATATGTTGAGTTTTTACATTTTAAGTTTTCTGTAACGATGTAAACAAAGCCTCATTTAAATTCTCCTTGTTGACAGGAAATGTTTCAGGAGCTGTTTAATTGGAAGTCTACAACAGAGCAGACTCTGAGTGAGATATCAAATTCCATGAATGTCATGAAGCAGAATCCAAAACTATTGACTCCACCAGCCCCTCAGCTACCAGAAGATGGAAATCACTGTATGCAATATCATCCTTGTTTCatgttttaggatgattatagACTCGCAAGTACCTTAGGATTTAGATGTTGTATAGCAACACCGTTTCAGCTCCTAAACCAGTGAGACCCGCTTCTAACCTACATTTTAAGTCAGAACCCCTTTTGAGTATTGATCCTTTAATTTAATACCGACCATAAGTGAAATGTGGCGCAAATGTTGATATACCGCTGCTGGTAATATATAGGTTAAGACCCTTTTGCTAGAATGCACTTTTCTTTTTGATGACATGGCAAATGAAATGATCCACAGCCACAGGTGGACACATATCTATGTAATGTGTTTAGGTTATGACATTGTGACAACTGATATGAAGCGTATTTGCAAGTTTCCAcatgatatttttttatttttttatttttttgttacacAAACATGTGTTTGGTGGAGACATGTTTAAATGGACCCTCGTCTACATCTACGTATTGTGATGATGATTGATTGATTATTGATGTTACAGTGCTGTTTAAGAAAAGATGATGGATTATCTGTTGATCCGATATCATATATGAGCTAATGATGGATGCAGAAAGAGTTTGTTACTCTTGTACTgtaaggtatcgtttggtatgcagacgggacggaacgggacaagacgggacgggacaggacgggacggaatagagagggagcaaagatgccctcagATGGTCACTATAACCATTAGTACGCCAAAGCAAGGATGAATCTTGCCTGAAATATCAAATATaatgaaaacaaacttaagacCGACCTGGTCGGGTTTGGTTGGCTCCTTTGGTTCGCTGTAATAATGTGCAATAccgggttgagggtttagggtttagggtttagggtttaaggtttAAGGTTTAGGGCTCGTGGAAGTTGACAGAGAGGTCgggttgtgtgtgtgtgacaatGAACTTATTGTCAATCGTTTTATTACAAGCCTTCAACTCGATCTCAGTCGGGTTAGTAGATCTtgagagatttgatttgatttaatTTGATATGATGTGATTGTTTCCAGTGGCATATATAATATCCTGTATTTATAGAgctaattagttaattaaataatatgcTTGGACGCCACGTAATGTTGTAGAGTTGATAGCGTGAGTACCAAATCACctagtgttggaaatatgccctgaaagtcaatctttggaagaaacctttcaggacaattgaatcgatgtatggatgaatcttatacatcaaatggcaaagatactaattaggactatctcaataaacgatatatgttctaaatagtgtatccatggacaatggatcgattgaagaagtaatctaatgatgttagactacagagaccttcttcacataaccaaatgtccaaaaggttcctggtcattggattgtcggagggatactgacaatgcgtagaccggtacatactgtgtccccttcaattggaaggatggaaagtctcatcccattcgtgttgtgacactaagac from Malus domestica chromosome 01, GDT2T_hap1 includes:
- the LOC103422916 gene encoding uncharacterized protein isoform X1, with the protein product MQDNFEELMKWKTKVKQQVVEMTNVLSDMQGPKQNTVSKPEESEQWEDWLESTNLDSFQGNELVPWFESNNLVNSEEEVIIQDPYLALPLRSKHGDGSSQDLFCKIKEEMAEMERNRDVLELVPEKQREYQTNLTPDSSATANSKSDLDNLVVFQEMFQELFNWKSTTEQTLSEISNSMNVMKQNPKLLTPPAPQLPEDGNHCMQYHPCFMF
- the LOC103422916 gene encoding protein DYAD-like isoform X2; amino-acid sequence: MQDNFEELMKWKTKVKQQVVEMTNVLSDMQGPKQNTVSKPEESEQWEDWLESTNLDSFQGNELVPWFESNNLVNSEEEVIIQDPYLALPLRSKHGDGSSQDLFCKIKEEMAEMERDVLELVPEKQREYQTNLTPDSSATANSKSDLDNLVVFQEMFQELFNWKSTTEQTLSEISNSMNVMKQNPKLLTPPAPQLPEDGNHCMQYHPCFMF
- the LOC103422916 gene encoding protein DYAD-like isoform X4, with the protein product MQDNFEELMKWKTKVKQQVVEMTNVLSDMQGPKQNTVSKPEESEQWEDWLESTNLDSFQGNELVPWFESNNLVNSEEEVIIQDPYLALPLRSKHGDGSSQDLFCKIKEEMAEMERDVLELVPEKQREYQTNLTPDSSATANSKSDLDNLVVFQEMFQELFNWKSTTEQTLSEISNSMNVMKQNPKLLTPPAPQLPEDGNHLLFKKR
- the LOC103422916 gene encoding uncharacterized protein isoform X3 yields the protein MQDNFEELMKWKTKVKQQVVEMTNVLSDMQGPKQNTVSKPEESEQWEDWLESTNLDSFQGNELVPWFESNNLVNSEEEVIIQDPYLALPLRSKHGDGSSQDLFCKIKEEMAEMERNRDVLELVPEKQREYQTNLTPDSSATANSKSDLDNLVVFQEMFQELFNWKSTTEQTLSEISNSMNVMKQNPKLLTPPAPQLPEDGNHLLFKKR
- the LOC103422916 gene encoding uncharacterized protein isoform X5, which produces MKWKTKVKQQVVEMTNVLSDMQGPKQNTVSKPEESEQWEDWLESTNLDSFQGNELVPWFESNNLVNSEEEVIIQDPYLALPLRSKHGDGSSQDLFCKIKEEMAEMERNRDVLELVPEKQREYQTNLTPDSSATANSKSDLDNLVVFQEMFQELFNWKSTTEQTLSEISNSMNVMKQNPKLLTPPAPQLPEDGNHCMQYHPCFMF
- the LOC103422916 gene encoding protein DYAD-like isoform X6; the encoded protein is MKWKTKVKQQVVEMTNVLSDMQGPKQNTVSKPEESEQWEDWLESTNLDSFQGNELVPWFESNNLVNSEEEVIIQDPYLALPLRSKHGDGSSQDLFCKIKEEMAEMERDVLELVPEKQREYQTNLTPDSSATANSKSDLDNLVVFQEMFQELFNWKSTTEQTLSEISNSMNVMKQNPKLLTPPAPQLPEDGNHCMQYHPCFMF